A window of the Oncorhynchus kisutch isolate 150728-3 linkage group LG12, Okis_V2, whole genome shotgun sequence genome harbors these coding sequences:
- the LOC109901209 gene encoding zinc finger protein 696-like, which yields MPNAVLKSETKTLTVHTGSDHRSDPETLGLRRLGCPPVPGSEYLPVFHQIQKMVNSRGDGDTLDTEVDDPSCSYATEMDPGNIPLGLKRPTDQSKWDWNQYSSSACSEGCLDKKGEVIVVDEVTVKVEGDVPPTWNAVSHQGDGHSQGRDFLDYRESLETNPNVTTHSPLHALMDCDLVSTSMGPSDSHGHILFDQVLNSNNRAGAQAQGGGATSGNIKEKRFLCMFCHKGFSCLQKVEIHQRVHTGEKPFSCTQCEKRFSRQDHLKRHQRVHTGEKPFSCTQCHMRFAQAGHLKMHLKVHTGERQFACTHCGKRFTERSYLRIHQQKKHSTL from the coding sequence aTGCCGAACGCTGTCCTCAAGTCAGAGACCAAGACTTTAACTGTACACACAGGATCTGACCACAGGTCAGACCCAGAGACACTGGGGCTGAGGAGACTGGGCTGTCCTCCTGTTCCCGGCTCAGAGTATTTACCGGTATTTCACCAAATCCAGAAGATGGTTAATTCCCGTGGAGATGGTGACACATTAGACACTGAAGTTGATGATCCGTCTTGTTCTTACGCTACAGAGATGGACCCTGGCAACATACCCTTGGGTTTAAAGAGACCGACTGATCAGTCGAAATGGGACTGGAACCAGTACAGTAGTAGTGCATGCTCTGAAGGGTGCCtagataagaaaggggaggtTATAGTGGTAGATGAAGTGACTGTGAAAGTCGAGGGGGATGTTCCACCCACATGGAATGCAGTTAGTCACCAAGGAGACGGACACTCACAGGGCAGAGATTTCTTAGATTACAGGGAAAGCTTAGAGACTAATCCAAATGTCACGACCCACTCCCCTTTACACGCACTCATGGATTGTGACCTGGTGTCCACGTCGATGGGACCTTCCGATTCACACGGCCACATCCTTTTcgatcaggtattgaactcaaacAACAGGGCTGGAGCACAGGCTCAGGGAGGGGGAGCCACATCAGGCAATATtaaagagaaacggttcctctgcatgttctgtcACAAAGGATTCAGCTGCCTCCAaaaggtggagatccaccagagggtccacacaggggagaaacccttcagctgtacccagtgtgagaagaggttctcccgcCAGGACCACCTGAaaaggcaccagagggtccacacaggggagaaacccttcagctgtacccagtgtcacatgcgctttGCCCAGGCTGGTCAcctgaagatgcacctgaaggtccacacgggagaAAGGCAGTTTGCCTGTACGCACTGCGGGAAGAGGTTCAcagagaggagctacctcaggatacaccagcagaaaaaacATTCCACTCTATAA
- the LOC116376443 gene encoding protein krueppel-like, translated as MMGPSDSHGHILFDQVLNSNNRAGAQAQGGGATSGNIKEKRFLCMFCHKGFSCLQKVEIHQRVHTGEKPFSCTQCEKRFSRQDHLKRHQRVHTGEKPFSCTQCHMRFAQAGHLKMHLKVHTGERQFACTHCGKRFTERSYLRIHQQKKHSTL; from the coding sequence ATGATGGGACCTTCCGATTCACACGGCCACATCCTTTTcgatcaggtattgaactcaaacAACAGGGCTGGAGCACAGGCTCAGGGAGGGGGAGCCACATCAGGCAATATtaaagagaaacggttcctctgcatgttctgtcACAAAGGATTCAGCTGCCTCCAaaaggtggagatccaccagagggtccacacaggggagaaacccttcagctgtacccagtgtgagaagaggttctcccgcCAGGACCACCTGAaaaggcaccagagggtccacacaggggagaaacccttcagctgtacccagtgtcacatgcgctttGCCCAGGCTGGTCAcctgaagatgcacctgaaggtccacacgggagaAAGGCAGTTTGCCTGTACGCACTGCGGGAAGAGGTTCAcagagaggagctacctcaggatacaccagcagaaaaaacATTCCACTCTATAA